The Mercenaria mercenaria strain notata chromosome 6, MADL_Memer_1, whole genome shotgun sequence genome contains the following window.
TTGGCTATTTCAATGCTCAGTAATGAAATACGACATATTGGAAGGAAACTAGAGCTAAAGGTACTGGAATGAATAATACCTCCAGTTGGACAACAGTTTGAATCAACTGCATTTAGTAATAACATGTGAGTAAAagtgtatgaaaaatttaaccagaattcataaatataaaagggacataatttgtaAAGTATTTCTGATGGAGTAATGCACAATATGTCATATGATGCCGATGACGATGtggaacaaatgttttaagaccGAATAAAATCCTATCAGTAACAAGTGATAAAACTTAGTGTTCGTCCCTtttggttgttggcaacagtgtcaAGACTAAAACTACTTCAAGGCATTTATGAGCTGAGaagcaaaaactatttttacttgaATTTCATTTCTGACCTTTACTGACAAGGACAGACCATGtacatgacatattgtctcatcacgGCAGTATTaaaataatccatcaatgcacataaaagtaaTGGAgctgaaacaaatttttacttgaccttcaataatgaccttgacctttgacagacaaccatgggtcatgtgtgAGACAAATAGTCTAATCATGGAAACAATTTCTATGTAGTAATAAAACAacagctgttcgtaagacagccaatACTACTTAAATTGTTGTCCAAGAtacaggaatattaccctaaatgtttaaatatctacagagtttcaatctaatatctgcattagttttggagatagtaacttgcctACGAacctttaaccaggattttctaagtccaaatgggggcataatttggccaaaatgcatgtcagagttatgggacttgatgctattacctagttttataaccccaaagacacaagtgaagtttcaaatcaatatctgcattagttttggagatactaacttgcaagcaaaactttaaccaggatttctaagtccaaaagggggcataatttgccaaaaatacatgtcagagttatgagacttgatctTGTGAGGttggttggttattgacctagaaaagaaaaaataagtttcaaagctatatgcctttaaataatagctatatgtacttgcatgtgaAACTTTTACCACGATTTTCTAATTccgaaaggggcataatttggccaaaatgtatgtcagtgttatgggacttgatgctttacatagttttataaccctgaagacacatgtgaagtctGAACTCAATATCTACAtgttttgaagatagtaacttgcatacaaACTTTAACTAGGAATTTCTaatccaaaagggggaataatttggccaaaatatatgtctgagttatgggacttgacacagtgagattggtaattggCATAGAAgaggaaaaaataagtttcaaatcttaattgatagctatatgtacttgcatgcgaaactttaatcaaggtgtgacgcTAACATCGACACAGggtaagtagaatagctagactattcttctttgaatagtctagctacaaatccttcaatgcaattaaaagtaatggggcagaaacaaattttcacttTACCTTaaacagtaaccttgacctttaaacacAAACAAAATCATGTGCAGacactgtctcatcatggggaacgtttgtgtgtaccacaaagataatccatcaatgcaagttaggagcagaaacaatttttacttgactttcaatagtgaccttgacctttgacctaaaagcATAATCATGTATGTGCATTATCTACATATTGCACTCATACTCTATAcacatacaaagttttatgaacctagcttgaacaCTTCGAGTAACTGgaggatccagatttgcagaaAGACAGACGGACGGGAACTGATAACAGTGATGCAGTGAAAGTGCATTTAAACTTTAACCAAGCTGCTGATACAGATGGTAGGGGTGAGaagatagctctccatatacttcatacagAAATCAAAAAGGAAAACATGAAAATCTATCTTTATTTTCTAAACTCAAAACAAATAGGATATATATTCTGTACAGTATGACTTAAGTATATCTGCCACTGATGCTGATCTTGTGTACCTGGTCCAATGAAGCTTAACTATCAAACGTTCTCCAACATCTCTAGACAAATGTAAGAccatataagattctttcactggtttgtaggtgcagatgggaatttccagCCTCGAAGGTAACTGTTACGGTTGGAGccttgttaccgcctaaacagttacccgagagccggatattcccatctgcacctataatcagtgacagaatcttttacttgcataccgatatcaagaaataataataaaaataaaatcaatcaaatggctttttttttagaactatttcttatagcagcgtatttaaacaaagcacgggaaagcaacgtccgtaaacaggaaagacgtcatgacgtttcaaaaacaaataacaatgtttagttccggttttgttttatcagttgcagtgtaacattatgaatttttgataaaataacctgttttgaatcaagaaaatttatactatcaggaacataaatataaataactacataaatcttctacatatatgtagttcttaatatgtcatttaaagcatgagagtcatcttacaccctggggtgtaagattaacaagagggccatgatggccctatatcgctcacctgtaatcattgcacttgaggaaagaaggtcctcagaaaaaatatctaagtcgaaagaacagaaacaacaaagggaagaaatttaaccaaaaagaaaaaaaaattattacaaggtatagatatgtcaaaatacacctaaaaattggaggtaccatccatgttgtaccacaaaaaagtggtctcggtttttccctatggccaataataaaaaagttactaaaaataagctatttatagtaacgtaaaagggaagtaattaaaaaaaaaatattgtaagtgaacaaaagaaggatctgccaaataaatctgttgacataaatgaaatttcagatcagtatcttcattagttatggagatataccaattttaatttgaaataaagggaggtaatttgacataaaaccagtccatagttatctatgctgattgtctcagtccaactaataaaaataatgaaatttcaaataagtcctataagtacttactgatataaatccattttgattacaatcaggggaggtaatcagatataaaataactctggaacctatgattggatctgatttgtcatggaatccaagatttattgttgttgaagatattttggaaatttgtatcaaatttaaaccataaatgaagtctctatatggctgcaaaagccaaaatagccaattttggacctttaaggggccataactctggaacccataatggaatctcgccagttcaagaaaggaagtaagatcttgtggtgatcttgtgtgtaagtttggttaaaatcaaatcataaatgaagctgctattgtgcagacaaggtcaaaatacctaattttggccctttcaggggccataactctggaacccattgagggatctggccggttcaagtaaggaaccgagatcttatggtgacacaagttttgtgcaagtttgattaaattcaaatcataaatgaagctgctgttgtgcagacaaggtcaaaatagctaattctggccgtatcaggggccataactctggaacccataatggaatctcgccagttcaagaaaggaaccaagatcttatggtgatacaagttgtgtgcaagtttggctaaaataaaatcataaatgaagttgctatagtgcagacaaggtcaaaatagctaattctggccctatcaggggccataactctgaaacccataaaggaatctggccagttcaaaaaaggaaccaagatcttatggtgatacaagttgtgtgcaagtttggttaaaatcaaatcataaataaagctgctattgtgcagacaaggtcaaaatagctaattttggccctttcagggaccataactctggaatccataatgggatctcgccagttcaagaaaggaaccgagatcttatggtgatacaagttgtgtgcaaagttggttaaaataaaatcataaatgaaaccactatcacccagacaagaaattgttgacggacgcacgcacagacgacggacgaaggctgatcacaatagctcaccttgtcactatgtgacaggtgagctaataaatatctgtcatgtgtttaagAATCGGATAGAAATAGCCGTCCCAAGGGCACCTGCACATTGGGcagtaatgaggcttgccgaattaccgcccatgcgcaggtggccgaggggcggatatttctatccgattcgtaaacacatgactgatattttttcttgcatatcgaatacatgttagcatttaattctggcagattatttttcttgcataccgtattttttcaaataacaggtagaaatactaatgtagcactctttcttatagtagagagtGAACACAAAgcacgggaaattaacgtccgtaagcagaaatAACGTCATGAGGTTTTGCGTtgcgcacaataacaaagttccactttagttttatcgtttgtagcgtaacgttatattcttatggtaaaccaacgtattttgaatcgagaaatatactataaggtacggagagaaactatcaaggtgcCTCCTTtgtttcgtatttttacataaatgatatattatcagtgcatcaaccactagttgtcattaacagcacgagagtcatctggcataggGGGTGCCAGATGGGCTTTGCCGACATGGGTAAAATCACTGGAAACGCCAGTCTGGTGTGCAAGAAgcatttttccagcaccggtaaaaataccggaaatccccatctggtatgcaagaaaatccCCTCTTTGATATTGATTCTATATGCAATGAATTGAAAATTATTATCTGAAATAAATCTAAAGTGGTGATTTTGTTCAGGGAGAATTTATAAGTATTCTTTAGACACTGTCCAACAAAACAAGTCTATTCAGTATTGACtagttatgaaacttgccatgTAAGATCAACCCATGATGCTAAAGATGTGTGGAGAATCATAAAAACATTTGCTTAAGTTATTCCTGCCACAGGAATCCTgcgaaacatgcttacatgcaaaactgtcacaaaTGTTCTATGTtgaaaagaggcataattttgacaaaataaatgctGTAATAATGTAACTTGCCACATGAGGTCATCTCATGACGCCAAAGacaagttttaagtttgaaagcatttgaccAAGTAATTTCTGAGAAacctacttacatgcaaaactttaaccttaactTTTGTGACACAGATGAAAGGGCGATTACAAAAGCCTTACTTAaatactatttgaaaaaaaaaaatcaaatagtcaagctaaaaatcaagcatttcagttaaataagaaatcatttgttctttgttcaaaactttaacattcaCTAAATTTAAACTCTTTTCATCTCAGGCTCACCCTCATACTGCTACAGAAGGTCCATATCAAACTCTTTTGGAGGAAAACAACATACATTGTACATTATAACATTCAAATCTGTATTAAGCCATCAACTAAGGGAGAGAAACAGTGTAGTTTAAGGCAGATGGCTGCTGAAGTCAGCTAATAATTAGAACAAAGTGTCAATTTGGGAAATCAGCCGACTGACTGATTAAAGGAAGCGATGGGCTGCTTGATACAGGTGGTATCTACAGCAAGTATTGATGAGGGTATATTTCCTCCCAAAGTGTTTGATACTGACCTCTGTGTACAGTCCCAACACAAGCCAGACTATATATCCTACTCAATAAAAGCAAAacatgtacttaaaaaaaaaatcatctattTTTCCGctgtctttgttttcttttttccttatatttttctaaaaattccTCTTTACGCTGCTTTTCCATCACTTCCTTAATAGTTTCCAATGTTTTGGCAAGGTCTTCTTTATCTAGTTGGTCTTTAAGTACACTTGGCCTTGATGCACTGTAACCCATGAATAAATTATAGGCAGGGGTACTGGTGAAGTTTTGTTCCGAAACAGTTACAGGTATCCCCTTGATCTTCACATTGCCCTTCAACTGACGCTTTTCTATCCTTACTACATCACTCGGTTTGAAATACACTTTCTTTCGATATACTCCGTACTTTAACATTACCGCTACAAACTCATTGGTTGACTTATTATAATACAGTCGCACAATTACTGTTCCAAGATAGCGAAGAACACTAATCAGAATCCCCAACATTAAAAGTGATGCAGTGATAGCCGAGTCCATTGGGTCTATGGTGTCAATCCACTTAATCCGAGTGACTTCAACATTTTCTAATTCTTTTCTGTACCAGAACTTATCAACAACAATTTTCCCGCACAATGCTAAAACTGAGATAATTAGTATAAAAATCATGGGTGTCCACCAAAAATAAAGTTGTATATTACTACTACAGTAGATAAATTCAAATTCTGGTCCTATTTTGTCCTTTTTATAATCAGGCTTCATGTGGGAACTCCCTGAGCTGCCGATTAACTGTCTCTTTTTGATCAAAGTTCGCTTTGGAACTGTGAAAACTCCATGCCTGTCAATATGAGTTGATCCTAAAGCTGCTAATTCTTTCTTCCATATTAAAAATGGACTGCTTCTCTGAAATACAATCGGATGATACAACACAATCAGCAGATAACATATCATGcaaaacacaatgttttttacattaaaccaggaaggtctaatacggggagtagaaactccgtataaatcaatacatttatctgtactatgctgtcgtccatacctgtaaatatcgactagtcgttagcgatcgatattttgtttttgccactatcgattagcgcgtaattagcatattacctcatgttaatcatggagctataacacttattgttcaaagggtttaccagtcacatgttaagtggcaataattagatgatcagagattgatctaaagagATTCTGAAGccaaaacagcatgcgactgcatgtggtgatatgcttaattattatgaattaactcgagctcatttccctgaagaaatattttaccacgtaacttcaaacctttatcaaagggccgatttttgtcggatttgaataaaaaaaaaaaggaaaataacagaaagctgacactttgcttaatcttgtagagccataattattgtttataatgtcagatttctacatacagaaacaaacattcttcttgaacgtagggaatgtttcaaacgaaaccgttgtttaaactccaaaattagtttaataaatttaatcttaaaactgatgtgtgaaaaatacaatgtatttaaattaaaataacaatattttttttaaaaaaggccgacaacgaagttacattaagtattccgaacttttagataaaactgcagaaaatcatctaggtttaacacgcatttaaatggtgaagaacagagcaatataaacaaatattttcaggcaacagtttacagttttgacttgctattttcattaaaatatgtcctaatttttttattctaaatactctgaatcaacaaggca
Protein-coding sequences here:
- the LOC128557810 gene encoding uncharacterized protein LOC128557810 is translated as MSVLSYCLVRSTKISRVISASIGKRSSPFLIWKKELAALGSTHIDRHGVFTVPKRTLIKKRQLIGSSGSSHMKPDYKKDKIGPEFEFIYCSSNIQLYFWWTPMIFILIISVLALCGKIVVDKFWYRKELENVEVTRIKWIDTIDPMDSAITASLLMLGILISVLRYLGTVIVRLYYNKSTNEFVAVMLKYGVYRKKVYFKPSDVVRIEKRQLKGNVKIKGIPVTVSEQNFTSTPAYNLFMGYSASRPSVLKDQLDKEDLAKTLETIKEVMEKQRKEEFLEKYKEKRKQRQRKNR